The genome window AATTTTCAgtgagagaagagaggaaatatAGGGAAGAAATTGTATCTTTGAAAGGCAGCAGACAACCACTAGATAGAAGACctgtttgagattttttttcttttctccttccatgAAAGTTTCTATTCAGCTCTTTGGAAGAGAGAAACCTGGCTCATTTTGCAAATGCAAAGCCAGACTGCTGCCAGGAACCATTTGCAGGAGTGATTAACAAAGCCTGTTTGCTTTATGGGATTTCCATGGAGGTAAAACGGTATGCATATAATTTTGACACAATCAGATAGTGCACTCTTAGAGTTacataacaaaaaaagaaaaagaattagtGTATCTCTTTTAAAAGGGTGTCTCATTAGAGCATGCTTAATGTCTTCTCAGCAGATGTGGCATTTAAATGTAGTGAGCAATGGCCAAAAGCAGGAAGTAATTCTGAGAAATAAATGGCAGTAACCATCCCTGTTTCCTGAATGGAGGTGAAAGTGGTTTGGCAATATTCACACAAGATGCTGTTCATTTATGCAGTATTGAAATGAAAGAGAGGAGAAGGGAAtggctgtgtgtgctggtgAAAATGTAACATGAAAATAGAATAGATTCTAAAGTTGCAAATTAACCAAAATATCCCAGGTGGCATGAGTGCACAGCAAGAGACTTTTCAGTAGTAGCAAAGGCAGGTGTGAGGGTTTAACTTACACTTTTAGATCTCTGCTCTTAGTGGTGCATGGtatactaaagaaaaaaaagccagaatactttaaatttttgctccagacttcagtctggtaaaaGTAAAACCAACATCAATGGGTAAATAGCAAtaaagaaggaaggcaggtaTTTAACTGTCTGAACAGAGGAAATGAACATCAGCTTTTGATGTTCAGCTTTACTTGTTAAATGTGAAATTCTTAGGTAAGCCCAGCAAAGGGCTGACAAAGGGTTTAATCAGCAATATAATCCTACTTAAGGTACTTTCAAGTTCTACATGGAATTTTAAGAACCTTTTTACAACTATCAGAGCAAAGTGGAATTTTATTTGAGAGCAGTAGTAGGTAGCATGACAGTTAAAAAACATCTAGAAATGTGTCTGAAAAATAGTCTAATATCTGCCCAGCTGCCAATTCAATTTCATGCCAATTTAATAGCAGACTGCTATTATGATTATGGTATTGAAAGTaatatttctctgtatttaatttcattgttAAACTAACATGCAATAAATAATTCTTTGGATTGAGGTGGAGATacatattactttttttaaagctcaaaAAATTTTTCTCATTGCAAGATAGTATTTATGAGGAAGACATTGAACATCCTTTCTGGGAAGAATGGTGCTGCTGATAGGAAATTATCTGTAGAAGTTACTTTGAATCACATAGTTTTATCTAGATTTATCTGTATTATATGTACTCATACAAAAACAGATCTGTATCTCTAATTATCTAGGAGTTAAATGTGCAGGACAAATCTCTTGCATGGTCTCCCATCATCGTAAAGGAAATCCTTTCAAGTAGAAGAAATCAGATCTTAGACAAGTGTTGTACAGTGGGATGACTCTGGACATGGTcccatttctcttcttttacaGCAAAAACAGCAATGTAGCCTTGCTTGACATGATTGACTGTTCTGCCAAAGGACATGCATACCTAGGTGACACAGTATGTATTTGCTGTGGCAAAACTAGTAAAAGAGGCAAGATATTGGAAAATGCCATCTGAAGATACCAAAATACACCTATATGGAGAATATCTTCATTTCAGTCTTCCAGGATGGCTAAAACTAAAATGAAGACGAtaagacaaatatttctgtatgtgtatatatataattattttgcaaaatcaCCCTTTCAGTTTTCTATGATATATAGGTCAACACAGTTTTGATTAAAGggaaatttaataatttttgtctCCAAGGACTAAGGATTGAAAAACAAAGATTAAGCCCCTTATTTTACTTTATCTGAAAAGCTGATGGAGTGGTGAAGATGCTCCAATTAATTTGTCTTTGTATATAGCATATGAcataaaaataatctatttttattatgatatatctgtattttccacttgtttttacaaaatattataCTTTACCATTTGAGGGTATGACACTGCTGGAGCTCATGACACATGATCTGCATTACAACTCATAATTTAATACTTATCTAAATATAGTCTAACAGAACTGCAAATTTAACCAGAGAGCAGTAAGAACTATCATTTCCATCAGATCCTCTGAATTGCTTCACAATGAAAACTGATATCATCTGCAGTTATTAAGACATTTAGATATTGGGTTTGTTACTTTAATAAGTTTCCAGAATGAAATCTTCTCTAAGGTGTCATAGTTTGCTCTTTATTTAACTTGTAATAATTCAATAATGAACAAGTTTCCAATGTCCTTTTATAAAAGTGAAAACATTCATGTCTTACATAGGAGAATACTGAGCAGACAGTAAAACAGAGCACCATGTTAGAAGATTGATCTAAAAAATTGCACATTTGTATAGAACCTTAGTGAATTACCCTTATCATAGTAGTTATGTTAAATATTCTAAAATTGGTTGTCCTGAAAATTGTCATGCCCTGGGTTTATTTATTCTGCAGTAAGGgctcatttcttcttttaatttgaaGTGAATAATATTTTACTTCCCAAGAATTCCCTGTGCTATACAATCAGCAATCCCAAAAGGTGTTAGTAGCAACAATATATGTAGGTAAGTTCAGAAGATGAATCACTGTCCAGACCACCGTgcaatattttcagtatttgtggAAAGTCtcagtctcacttcagtgcctTGTAATGTTATGATGATTATTCAGatgaaaaacacctgaaaggCAACTCAGTCATTGGACACAGCCAGTACAGCTTCATGAGAGGGAAGTCCAGCTTAATAAACCTGATTTCTCTTTAATACAAGGTAACCCACTTAGCTGATCAAGGGAAGTTGGTTGATGTgatctttttggatttcagcaAAGTTTTTGATAGTGTCTCTCACAGGATCCTTCTGGAAAAAATATCCAAtacacagctggataaacacatcatgtgATGGGATAGCAACTGGCTCACAGGTCAGGCACAAAGAGTTGTAGTGAAAGGGGTGACATTGGACTGGGTTCCTGCCATTagtggggttccacagggctccattcTCCACCTTGTGGTCTTCAACATCTTCAGAAATGACTCAAAatgcagggctggaagggataCTAAGTGAGTTtgcagatgatacaaaactgggaggatcTGTCAACTCCCAGAAAGGCCCTACAGAGAGACCTCAAAAAGTTAGAGAGGTGGGCGATGACAAACATAAGttcaacaagggcaagtgcaggattctgcacctgggatgggacaaccctggatgtatggacagactggggaatcagatgctggaaagcagagctgcgaaaagggacctgggggttaCGGTTGAgggcaagttgaacatgagtcagcagtgccctggcagccaggagggccaacgGTATCCTGGGGTCATCATGGAAAACATCACCAGCCAAgaaagggaggggattgtcccactctgctctgcactggggtggccgCACCTTGAGTGTTTGGgacagttttgggtgccacaatataaaaaagatatTAAGCTCTTGGAGAGCGTTCAAAGGAGGGcagcaaagctggtgaagggccttgaagAGAAGCCATACGAGGAGTAGCTGAGGTCATCtggcctgttcagcctggagaagacaagaTTGGGGGGGCACCTCACTGCTGTGTAGAACTTCCTTGTGGAGAGGAataggaggggcaggcactgatctcttctctgtggtgatcAGTGACAGAACAGGAGGGAATGGCCTAAAATTGTGTCTGgaaaggtttaggttggacatcaggaaagcttcttctcccagagggtggttggacactggagcaggctccccACAGAAGTggccacagcaccaagcctgacagagttcaagtagcatttggacaatgctttcaggcacagggtgtgatcCTTGGGGTATCCTGTGCAGGGCTAAGGGCTGGACACGGTGATCCTTttgggtctcttccaacacagcttattctgtgattcattttGGTATGAAAATATTGATGTTCAGTCCACAAATGAAGCCAGGCAATATACTCTAACAGAATCAACTGTATACACAAAGAACAGAGCTTTGTAATACTGCTAATTagtgaaaaaaggaagaaaattcaagCTTTGCAAAGCATTAGTGAAGGTATAAATCtctgattaaatattttctttgcagaagacAATCACTTTTCCaagcacacaaataaaaatcatgtCTTCAAATATATCATCTTTTTGAAATCTGCCTGAAAACCAGTTATCATCAATTttatggcttctttttttttttttttttctttttttttccttccagagcctggtaaccttttttttgtgtgaatgTGATGGATAAAATATGTGTTCAGTGAAGGAGAAGCTGGATGCCCTACAGTGAGTGCTCAAAACATTAGCTTTCATAACTGAATTCTAGAATCTCCTGGAATAAATCTATTgttaattatttcttcaaagTCAGGTCAAATTCAACAGTAAGAATCGTGCATGCCTCTCATTCTTAGCACTTACCAGTATTCACAGCCAAGGAAAGCTTTCTCTGAGGGCATTTGTGGGTTTGATTTCTTAAGACTGGTAACAATCAGATGAGAGATCTTGCTGCTAAGCCATTGTGCCAAAGATGAGATCCATTACTGGTgttattttgaaaaggaaagcagtttTGTTCAGcttgtaattaaaaaatgccATTTAGATTGCTTTGGCTTATGTTGAGAGCATTTAATTTGTACTAGCCATTGACATTGTCTATGGTTTTGATTACAAGAGTATTTGAAATCTTGGGATTGAGTGTATTTTCAATTCTAATTTAGAAAATTGCTCCAGACATATTgcatttctgaataaaaataaaggttCCTGCTTAACCTAGTAATGTTTGTTTTGGCCCTAATAGTTAGAGATCAAGGAAAATTAATGAATTACAAATTAATGATCAAGTGGATACAGAAGAGAGCTACAAAAATGATTGGAGGACTGGAGCACTTCTGCTATGTGTAAAGTCTtagagttggggttgttcagctgCAGAACAGAAGGCTCCGTGGAGACCTTATAGCACCTaaagagagatggaaaagggCTTTTTACCAGGGAATGTAGTGGCAGAATAAGGGGGAATGGCTTGAAGCTAAAAGTAGGTTTAGAatagatattgggaagaaatgctttaCTGTGGTGACAAcaaggcactggaacaagttgctcAGAGGAATTGtaaatgccccatccctgaaggtggTCAATACTGGTCTGGATGAGGCTCTGTGCAATCTGATCCAGTGGAAGAAATCTCTGTCCAtagcaggggggttggaacagatgatttttaaggtccttttatacccaaaccattctgtgattctataaaagaaaaaatagaagacTTAcagcttatttaaaaaaaaaaaagaggattgaCTAATAACTAATTACCAGctaattatttttgaaacatgGAATATCAATATTAAAAAGCAAGTCCTTCATAagtatttataataatttaagaTTAGcatgtatttgctttttttttaaagagagcttcaattttctttttcaagttgAACACACATGACacttctaatttattttattgaagaTATGTATGCAAAAAAACAGAGATTTAGGTGTATATTAAGGAACAAAGAAGCAAAgactttctttgaaaaaaagatGGGTTTTGGAATTAGGTAGAAGCATATACCAGAAGATTTATTTGACAACATACCTTACCTCTGTATTGGGTGATTTGCCAAAGCTGGACTCGAATTTATCCAGATTTATGAACCAGGAAAATCAATTGCATTGATGTTTTgtgtagattttaaaaataatttatccttCTGAAAGAGCCATGTTAGGCTTGTATGTACTCATCCTTTGTCAGGGCAAGCATTCTTGAAATTTAATTCTTGCCTTCCAGGTTTAACTAAACCTCCTAAATTCAATCAGATGATAAGCACAGTATTCATGAGATTGACAATAAAATGTTCATCTCTGTCACACTTGCTACTCATGTATTTCTTAGTGTGTCTACTGACACAATCTAGGgaatttcttaaaggaaaaaaccccatagaTTCTCTTAATCGAAATCTATGCATATAGTGTAAATCATATGCTATACAGCTTCCCTTCTGTGATGCACTAGAAACCCAGAGCTAACACTGAAGTCATATGGACTGGAGGAACTTTTCTGCTTATTATCTAAAGTCAGGCAAAATATGTTTATAGGAAATAACCAGAGGCAGTGAGATGATGTCTACAATATTAATACAATCAgaattagaaaatgaaaaaaaaacccaaaacacccaaaacccCCCTAATTAAGAAACATATTAATTTATCATTGTATTAGGATTCTTCATTTTGTGTCTCATCGATTGACTGCAGATCATCCAGGACAGACTGGAGATTACATTCACCCCCAACTGATTAACCCAGTACATTTTGCATTTGTATCATGCATGAATTGGACAGGTAGATACGGAAGGTATGACCATCCTTGGAAACCATGCTGTAGTATTCAGCTATCTGCAAATTTCTCAGGGGGAGTTCTCCATAtcatgaagaaacaaaaaatgttgaAGCTGAGATCTGTTAAGATGCCTCTCTAAGAGAGCAGTGCTACTCTTGAGGTACCTGGGTTTGATACTGAGGTTGGTGCTCAAGTAGAAGGCTTGCTTGGTGTGAGGCAATTTGAACAAGTAAGGAGAATAAATTGGTCCCTTAGGTAATATAGAATCCAAATAGTGCTCATTTCAGTGAAAGGAGccaggaaaaagaataaaggatATTTGTTGAGACAGAAAACCAGATGCAATTATCTATTTTTTACATAATTGTCATGTCAGATTTATAACATTATACATTCCCTTTTGACAAGAAGTTGCAATGACTAGCcacattattttcttacagTGCTCAGAAGTAAACTGCCAGTTTCAGGACAGATCTCCTTGTCACAACTGCctggaaaagaaacacattACCAATTGCAGTACAAACGCATACTACCataagattttaaatttttatgtgCATAAGGTGCCATCCAATTTCTTTTCACAACATAATGGTCATAGATTTAAACCTTTTGGCAGTTATaagatggatttttttgttgttctgtatAGTCCACATGATCTCTCTTacagagaaataataataaaaaaagggtTTACAGATCTCAAGAGAGGTTTGAGAACCTTTTGTTTTctataaaattcaaaattttcaacaaataaatgtttgtaTATTGCCTGACCAAActggtaaaaaataaattgctttacTTGTTTTGCGATTTCCCCAGATATTCTGTGTCTCTAGTGAAGAGCTGAAGTGTCTGTTTTTCTGGGGAGTGGCACCAGTTGTGACCCAGTTGATTGTATGTACTCTGTACCTTCTCAGGTGGCCTTGCTTTATAGATTTGGTGTTTGAGAAGTCCAGACGCTAATGCTCTTAATGATCAGCCATTCTTTTTGACTTTTAGTAACAAGTATTCTCATGCAGTTAATATCAAACAGAACTTTGTGCTCTACATCTGTTAtttcaaaattcccatttttgaaCTCCCCTAGTCTCAAGTAAGTAGTACATTGTCTTCCTTTTTTACTACCTACAATCTTTTCACCTACTTCTAGGGCCCCATGatgcaaaatgtcattttgcCGATCTTCAGTTCCAGTGACAACtttaattttactgattttaatGGGCTTTTCAAATACAATCCCATAGAAGTCTCCAGTAGAGGGGGCTTTGCCCCAGAAGTACTCATCAATGCTGCTGTAAGCCTTGCTTGCCTCATAGTTTTCAAATACATTCATATTGGTGTGCAAGTTTGCAGGTGGGTTGTCAGGGATATCAAAGGATTCCTCTTCGAAATCATCATCCTTTAACTTATTTTCAGCTCCTTTGTAAGACGAGTAGTATCCCATGTGCTGGAAGAGAGATGGCTTAAAACGTATTACTTCCTTTTGAGCTAACAGCCCACGAAAGTGGATGAGCAACCAATCGCAAGGCATTTCTTGGTAAAACATCAGTAGAAAATGGGCCAGGCGTGGTAGGTCATGGGAATGGTAAAGCTTTCCAATGTACCCCAGCTTGGAGAATTCCAACGTCACCCAGTAGGATCCTTCTCGTGAGGTAATTACTTTCTTAACAGCAGTCAAAAAATTCTTTGAGCAGCGAACATCATCTTCCAGCATCACATAATAGTCAGAAAGATTAGCACAAAAGTTTAGAAGGAAAGCATAATCTACATTTTGTTTTGATCGAAACTTCACACGGTCCTCAGGGTCATTGTAATTTCTCTTAAGGCCATCCAGTACAGGATAGTAATCCTCAGGGACGTGAATAACTATTAATCTGCCCGCAATTATATGATGTgcaaatttctgtgaaatatcCTGGACCATCCCTTCACACCAGGCTGAGTCAAAATCTGCCAGTTGTACTACCACTGCAATTTCTTTGAGTTCCTCATAGCTTGACTGTTCAAATATAGACTTGATGGTCTCAAGCAAGTAGTTTCCCTTTTTTCGTTTTACAGAGGATAGTCCAATCGTAAGATACCCTGTACAAAAGACAATTCAAACAAAAGCTGAGTGATATTGGAAGCAATTTTATCACAAAGATATTATCCAGAGCTgtgtttatataaaataaatcttgtGAATGGTGAAGACTGAGAAATTTGGTATGTGAAGCTGCATGCAACAAAGGACCTTTATTGCCTTTTCATTACGAGGTATGATATTGCAAGCAAATAGACATATGGAGACTATTGTGTTAAACATTCACTTGTTTACTGCCAGGAGTAGTGCATGGGGACAAATGCCAAAGCAGTCTGTACATTTATGCCGTGTAGACAAAACCACATATACAATGATAAGGCTGTAAATCTGCCAAAAGAAAGGGGATTATGAGGGGATTATTCACACCATATTTTGAAAGCAAGGAACTACCAAATGCAGCACTTCTATCATTTTAAGACCTCTAAAAGTCTAGTTACATCTATGCATAACTTTACAGTTTTATGAATTTTGCAGGGTAATCATTTCTAGTGTGTTCATTTTTAGGTGAATTTGTCTAGTTTTTCCTTGCTAGTAGTTTTTCTTCTAACCCCTTTTCAGAACTCATCAAATCCTGATGAGGGAACACTTACAGGGAACATTTTACAGGGAACACCCTACAATTTAGACATTATTTTAAAGTAGAAGACAACTTCTCTCCTTTCTtgtacaaataattttaatgctgTTACAGTCTTTCTAGACAGAGATATATCttataaaacaagaaatttaatttctgctcttttatATACACTGCCATTGCATTTTTACCAGCATTccaaaacaggattttttttcagatatttgcTAATATAGCTCTATTTTTCTAACTACTGATGTAAAAAATGGTAAGACTTTGTAATTGACAGGGTGTACTTAAGTTGAACCTACCCCAACTTTCTTAAAATATAGTCATTTGTTAAAGTCTGCTCTGATAGTGATTCAGGGTTTCCCCCTGAGGCTTAAGTCTGCTCAAAATGAAGTGGTACAGTGAAGTACAACCCCCAGAAGTCATTTACACTGCATACAGAGCCCCAAATTTTTCAAATCTAATTTGAACAGACTTTATAGGTTTCTACAATTcacatattattttattttccattctgtGCTTGGACTTCAGAGCCTTGTTTATGTATGTGAAATGGTTGATTTGGAACCCAAAGGACACCTGCCTAAAGCCTAGGTATGACCATATTTCACTTTTAGAGGAAAGTCTTGAACCATGTATGAAGTAAGAATAACTAAGTAGACCATCTGCAGATGGCTGGGAGAAGAATCCTCCTTTACTCTCCTAATAATAGCACAATTCAGCTCCCTTTTTAGCTCATCTAAAGGAGTAAGGAGGTCCatttgcagctgctgggctggcagaatAGTGGACCTGATGTGTGCATCCATGTGATGCCAAGCAAACTTAAGATTGGATTTACCCCTTATACAGAGATTGACAGTATGGTCTCAGAGGGTGGTTGCAGAACACCACCAGCATGTGCCTTGCTTCTGCTTTCTAAATCATCTTCCCTTTGCCTGGGAGGAGATCCATGGAATTATGCTCCCACAGACCATTCAGGGGCTGCCTGCAGGACATCTACAAGTTAGGCAGTTGATCAGAAGGTAATCAGGCTGTGGGGCAACTACTGCTAGGTCTGGACTAGAGGCCACTCAAGAATGGCCACTAACTCTTGAGACTATCACTGCTTTACTCAGCCCCTCTTGCATAGAAATACCACAGGGACTATATGGATTTCACGTCgttttaaattacttcattttgcaATATTCAAATTGCAGTTACTTACTTTTCCTTGGCAAAGGTGTGCCAGCTAGGTAGCGATAGGAAATGTTTATAGATCCTGAGAAATTAGACAAATCTTTAAAACTGTGAACATAACGCTCTGAGTTGAGCTGGTGCGTGGCTGTTTCTCTGATTAATTGCTTGTCCCCTTCCTATTagtgggaaaacaaaaataacaaaaaagggagagagagagaaacacatTTGTGAATGCCAGTTAGAAAGGAAGCATGGACAGGCAGGTTTCCAAGaataacatttttcagtttcagctTTCATGAAAGCATGTAGATGTCAcctcatttaaaacaaaaacaaacaaaaaccccccaaaccaaCAAGCATTACTGAATATCATACATTTTGGCTACAGAAAATCTACCATAAGCCTTCAGATtacagtaaaaggaaaaaaaaatactttgcataAAATTCTGGAAAGGtagcaaaaattaaattattggcCAAATGCTGTGGTATTCAAAAAAGGGATAAGAAAACATCACTCAGCAACAGATAATTTTCATAGATGTAGAAAcacagaagattaaaaaaaaaaaacaaaacgtTTCTAGTGGTTAAAAAATCTACCAAAATTGCTGCAAAGGAAAGACAAA of Vidua macroura isolate BioBank_ID:100142 chromosome 5, ASM2450914v1, whole genome shotgun sequence contains these proteins:
- the MGAT4C gene encoding alpha-1,3-mannosyl-glycoprotein 4-beta-N-acetylglucosaminyltransferase C gives rise to the protein MQFFTRHNLKYFDKMRCLRKRSAVSFLGILVVCLLFMNLYIEDSYVLEGDKQLIRETATHQLNSERYVHSFKDLSNFSGSINISYRYLAGTPLPRKRYLTIGLSSVKRKKGNYLLETIKSIFEQSSYEELKEIAVVVQLADFDSAWCEGMVQDISQKFAHHIIAGRLIVIHVPEDYYPVLDGLKRNYNDPEDRVKFRSKQNVDYAFLLNFCANLSDYYVMLEDDVRCSKNFLTAVKKVITSREGSYWVTLEFSKLGYIGKLYHSHDLPRLAHFLLMFYQEMPCDWLLIHFRGLLAQKEVIRFKPSLFQHMGYYSSYKGAENKLKDDDFEEESFDIPDNPPANLHTNMNVFENYEASKAYSSIDEYFWGKAPSTGDFYGIVFEKPIKISKIKVVTGTEDRQNDILHHGALEVGEKIVGSKKGRQCTTYLRLGEFKNGNFEITDVEHKVLFDINCMRILVTKSQKEWLIIKSISVWTSQTPNL